A genomic stretch from Deinococcus sp. YIM 134068 includes:
- a CDS encoding DUF2259 domain-containing protein: protein MRRHLTALLALLALAPVAEAGNRPDVRRVAFSPNSTRALVVTGGVQDGSGFSAAALTVVDTGTGRTVRAVAEVSQTGTVAGVVASLLRRERSLLARSGLTPGRTSRPVYARRFPVLAPVWTEGVAAGASATVPVRLWTRPVPVRLSVRPLPSSCPYPDLLPEGERPAGFTLVVGGQVVHADRVLPASRQCATRYALERVDVRGNRAVFVLRAYTVGFEGPNAEPLVVAATLR from the coding sequence ATGCGCCGCCACCTGACCGCCCTGCTGGCCCTGCTCGCGCTCGCCCCGGTCGCCGAGGCGGGCAATCGGCCCGACGTGCGGCGCGTCGCCTTCTCGCCGAACAGCACGCGGGCGCTCGTCGTCACGGGCGGCGTACAGGACGGCAGCGGCTTCAGCGCGGCGGCCCTGACGGTGGTGGACACGGGGACAGGCCGGACCGTGCGAGCAGTGGCGGAGGTGTCGCAGACGGGGACGGTAGCCGGGGTCGTCGCCTCGCTGCTGAGGCGGGAACGTAGTCTCCTCGCCCGAAGTGGGCTGACACCGGGGCGAACCTCGCGGCCCGTCTATGCCCGCCGTTTCCCCGTCCTCGCGCCCGTCTGGACGGAAGGGGTGGCGGCGGGGGCGAGTGCGACCGTCCCCGTCCGCCTGTGGACGCGCCCCGTGCCCGTGCGCCTGAGCGTGCGTCCCCTGCCGTCCTCCTGCCCCTACCCTGACCTGCTGCCGGAGGGGGAGCGGCCCGCCGGGTTCACCCTCGTCGTGGGCGGGCAGGTCGTCCATGCCGACCGGGTGTTGCCCGCGTCCAGGCAGTGCGCGACCCGCTACGCGCTGGAGCGGGTGGACGTGCGGGGCAACCGCGCCGTGTTTGTGCTGCGTGCCTATACCGTGGGCTTCGAGGGACCGAACGCGGAGCCGCTGGTGGTGGCGGCGACGCTACGGTGA
- a CDS encoding ComF family protein, with protein MSVFEGLLRALVPRSCPGCDAQLGREAGLCAGCRARLVPRVEAYSPLWARPEGHLVTLGPYRGVTRRAVRALKFGGARDLAGALGGALAAGVPAEWDVRAVVPVPLHPSRERERGFNQAALLAGVVASALAVPSVPALRRTRATEQQALKRAGERGANLAGAFAADARRLPSGPVLLIDDVMTTGSTLLACRDALHAAGVREVRFAVVAR; from the coding sequence GTGAGCGTCTTTGAGGGCCTGCTGCGCGCCCTCGTTCCCCGCTCCTGCCCCGGCTGTGACGCCCAGCTCGGGCGGGAGGCGGGACTGTGCGCCGGGTGCCGCGCCCGCCTCGTGCCCCGCGTGGAGGCGTACTCGCCGCTGTGGGCGCGGCCCGAGGGGCACCTCGTCACGCTGGGGCCGTACCGGGGCGTGACCCGGCGGGCCGTGCGGGCGCTGAAGTTCGGCGGGGCGCGCGACCTCGCGGGGGCGCTCGGCGGGGCGCTGGCGGCGGGCGTTCCGGCGGAGTGGGACGTGCGCGCGGTCGTGCCCGTGCCCCTGCATCCCAGCCGCGAGCGCGAGCGGGGGTTCAATCAGGCCGCGCTCCTCGCCGGGGTGGTCGCCTCCGCTCTGGCTGTCCCGAGCGTGCCCGCCCTGCGCCGCACCCGCGCGACCGAGCAGCAGGCCCTCAAACGGGCGGGCGAGCGCGGGGCCAACCTCGCCGGGGCCTTCGCCGCCGACGCCCGCCGCCTGCCGTCCGGTCCGGTCCTTTTAATTGACGACGTGATGACAACTGGAAGCACGCTGCTCGCCTGCCGGGATGCGCTGCACGCGGCGGGGGTGCGGGAGGTGCGGTTCGCGGTGGTGGCGCGCTGA